Proteins encoded together in one Gadus chalcogrammus isolate NIFS_2021 chromosome 18, NIFS_Gcha_1.0, whole genome shotgun sequence window:
- the si:dkey-94l16.4 gene encoding transcription factor 20 isoform X2, whose amino-acid sequence MDQPPGSLDDLQPQDLSTCSIPSVVDLTRKSEATSLEAMRMGKSPRWYPNSGNGRTGLPLAEAASSDSEVQSGNQIQSDNAFSNTTVTLSYVSRSHVYSSQDSMSAHSSLYSVPSITKFSLQSSCETENGLGEGGFALGQHYRQHSDGPIDLATQAQLLQALAQAQVGDKNDETQLCLTQPGSHGLNGGLLCGEGEADACVQGALENSLLMETESSLSLENGGQCHNWPSSGHSSTPTGEHQRSGHLGSNKLFPVSGAQESSGAGDGVAGGKHGSASATSQDQVSVPCPQASRLPSAANSHPEEADEVIWDGLDTENPMEPFPSEKAQCSGDCPPRLDASMETTSPARKRKAASQPTDMACHEEFVKEVSARDPQNDKSDVLPHINGNTETLPGSSPPRRKLPVRLGRGTRLEAMVLNICPSAYKVPVHNGKTTSKATKKAAGPSQSPSTPGKEGYPTGGQKKASPAAVTVKQKAGSISNMGKTDGIITDNCKDSTSDCEIFKNSKNMHNGAPSKTPASWFPAQGRSKPLSSVPPQIYRPDLTAELEPGEVDFPYTLPEAGVTFETPIKSPKKSPPVNRGAAQGCSSVSPRKAAARPPRRRRKVPPGGPASSMFSPAEPEIKLKYLTYKEDRRDPRFDSFSPLVRTHPQRPSASSPCLYSVINYAEDDSSRPDGQPQGAPGSVLSGRTPVSSCLRPGRVSVHGQHRRPLVCCLCGASANATGLGDLNGPYYPDGYRATGKTKASASGPKANAEEEGGGGGDEEEESSDSDSSVSSCSMRGAGGRQRARPPPGSWPQRGAVPPQPTEGPAAKQARVEGGGGPEAVDWYSPPVVPHEPCEYWLHEDCCVWAAGVFLVKGKVYGLEEAVKVAQATTCSGCRRPGATLGCLLKGCPSKYHYRCALEADCALVEDNFSMRCKKHKNKSLRAPIGNRRDGR is encoded by the coding sequence ATGGACCAACCACCTGGGAGCTTGGATGATCTACAGCCTCAGGACTTGTCCACCTGCAGCATTCCTTCTGTGGTTGACCTCACCCGAAAAAGTGAGGCTACCTCCCTCGAAGCCATGCGTATGGGGAAAAGCCCCAGATGGTACCCTAACTCTGGGAACGGCAGAACTGGACTACCCCTCGCAGAAGCCGCCTCGTCAGACAGCGAGGTTCAATCTGGAAATCAGATTCAATCGGACAATGCCTTCTCCAACACTACCGTCACCCTGTCCTATGTGAGCCGCTCTCATGTCTATTCCTCTCAGGATTCTATGTCTGCGCACTCGTCTTTATACAGCGTTCCTTCCATCACCAAGTTCTCCCTTCAGTCTTCTTGTGAGACGGAGAACGGGCTCGGGGAGGGAGGCTTCGCACTGGGCCAACACTACCGACAGCACTCCGATGGGCCCATAGACCTTGCCACACAGGCACAACTGCTCCAGGCTTTGGCTCAGGCCCAGGTTGGGGATAAGAACGATGAGACGCAATTGTGTCTAACGCAGCCAGGGTCTCATGGCCTCAATGGAGGACTTCTTTGTGGTGAAGGTGAGGCCGATGCATGCGTACAAGGCGCTTTGGAAAACAGCCTTTTAATGGAAACTGAAAGCAGTCTCAGCTTAGAGAACGGTGGACAATGTCACAACTGGCCTTCTTCGGGTCATTCATCAACCCCCACAGGAGAACATCAGAGAAGTGGGCATTTGGGGTCCAACAAGCTATTTCCTGTTTCTGGAGCACAGGAATCTTCAGGGGCTGGAGATGGGGTAGCAGGTGGAAAGCATGGCTCGGCTTCAGCCACCTCCCAGGACCAGGTCTCTGTCCCCTGTCCACAGGCCTCCAGACTACCCAGTGCTGCAAACTCTCATCCAGAGGAGGCCGACGAGGTCATCTGGGATGGGCTGGACACAGAAAACCCCATGGAACCCTTTCCCTCGGAGAAGGCACAGTGTAGCGGAGACTGTCCACCCAGATTAGACGCCAGTATGGAAACCACGTCGCCTGCCCGTAAACGCAAAGCGGCGTCGCAGCCGACAGACATGGCTTGTCATGAAGAGTTTGTGAAGGAGGTTTCAGCCAGGGATCCGCAGAACGATAAGTCGGATGTCCTTCCTCACATCaatggaaacacagagacactccCAGGAAGTTCTCCGCCTAGGAGGAAACTGCCGGTGCGTCTTGGCCGGGGAACAAGACTGGAGGCCATGGTCCTGAACATCTGCCCCAGCGCGTACAAAGTACCCGTGCACAATGGCAAGACCACATCAAAAGCCACCAAGAAGGCTGCCGGTCCTTCTCAGTCACCCAGCACCCCTGGGAAGGAGGGCTACCCCACGGGAGGGCAGAAGAAGGCATCCCCAGCGGCAGTGACGGTAAAACAAAAGGCAGGGAGTATATCAAACATGGGGAAGACTGACGGCATAATCACTGACAATTGTAAAGATTCTACCTCCGATTGTGAAATCTTCAAGAATTCCAAAAACATGCACAACGGCGCACCCTCAAAAACACCAGCTTCTTGGTTCCCTGCTCAAGGAAGGTCCAAGCCGTTGTCATCCGTGCCGCCCCAGATTTACAGACCTGACCTCACTGCAGAGTTGGAACCAGGGGAGGTCGATTTCCCTTACACTCTGCCCGAGGCCGGGGTGACTTTCGAGACCCCGATTAAGTCTCCAAAGAAAAGCCCTCCCGTGAACAGGGGCGCGGCCCAGGGCTGCAGCAGCGTCTCCCCCAGAAAGGCAGCCGCCAGACCTCCAAGGAGGAGGCGCAAGGTTCCCCCCGgcggccccgcctcctccatgtTCTCCCCCGCCGAGCCCGAGATCAAGTTGAAGTACCTCACCTACAAGGAGGATCGGCGGGATCCGCGCTTCGACTCCTTCTCGCCGTTGGTCCGCACGCACCCGCAGCGGCCGTCGGCGTCCTCGCCGTGTCTGTACAGCGTCATCAACTACGCCGAGGACGACAGCTCGCGGCCGGACGGCCAGCCGCAGGGCGCCCCCGGGAGCGTCCTGTCGGGGAGGACGCCCGTCTCCTCCTGCCTCCGGCCGGGCCGCGTCTCCGTCCACGGGCAGCACCGGCGGCCCCTGGTCTGCTGCCTGTGCGGCGCCTCGGCCAACGCCACGGGCCTGGGCGACCTCAACGGCCCCTACTACCCCGACGGCTACCGGGCCACGGGCAAGACGAAGGCCAGCGCGTCGGGCCCCAAAGCCAACGCCGAGGaagagggcggcggcggcggcgacgaggaggaggagtcgagTGACTCGGACTCGTCCGTGTCGTCCTGCAGCATGCGGGGCGCCGGCGGCCGGCAGCGTGCGCGCCCTCCCCCGGGGTCGtggccccagagaggggccgTCCCACCGCAGCCGACGGAGGGCCCGGCCGCCAAGCAGGCCCGGGTGGAGGGCGGCGGAGGGCCGGAGGCGGTCGACTGGTACAGCCCCCCCGTGGTGCCCCATGAGCCCTGTGAGTACTGGCTGCACGAGGACTGCTGCGTCTGGGCCGCGGGGGTGTTCCTGGTGAAGGGCAAGGTGTACGGGCTAGAGGAGGCGGTCAAGGTCGCCCAGGCAACG
- the si:dkey-94l16.4 gene encoding transcription factor 20 isoform X1 codes for MDQPPGSLDDLQPQDLSTCSIPSVVDLTRKSEATSLEAMRMGKSPRWYPNSGNGRTGLPLAEAASSDSEVQSGNQIQSDNAFSNTTVTLSYVSRSHVYSSQDSMSAHSSLYSVPSITKFSLQSSCETENGLGEGGFALGQHYRQHSDGPIDLATQAQLLQALAQAQVGDKNDETQLCLTQPGSHGLNGGLLCGEGEADACVQGALENSLLMETESSLSLENGGQCHNWPSSGHSSTPTGEHQRSGHLGSNKLFPVSGAQESSGAGDGVAGGKHGSASATSQDQVSVPCPQASRLPSAANSHPEEADEVIWDGLDTENPMEPFPSEKAQCSGDCPPRLDASMETTSPARKRKAASQPTDMACHEEFVKEVSARDPQNDKSDVLPHINGNTETLPGSSPPRRKLPVRLGRGTRLEAMVLNICPSAYKVPVHNGKTTSKATKKAAGPSQSPSTPGKEGYPTGGQKKASPAAVTVKQKAGSISNMGKTDGIITDNCKDSTSDCEIFKNSKNMHNGAPSKTPASWFPAQGRSKPLSSVPPQIYRPDLTAELEPGEVDFPYTLPEAGVTFETPIKSPKKSPPVNRGAAQGCSSVSPRKAAARPPRRRRKVPPGGPASSMFSPAEPEIKLKYLTYKEDRRDPRFDSFSPLVRTHPQRPSASSPCLYSVINYAEDDSSRPDGQPQGAPGSVLSGRTPVSSCLRPGRVSVHGQHRRPLVCCLCGASANATGLGDLNGPYYPDGYRATGKTKASASGPKANAEEEGGGGGDEEEESSDSDSSVSSCSMRGAGGRQRARPPPGSWPQRGAVPPQPTEGPAAKQARVEGGGGPEAVDWYSPPVVPHEPCEYWLHEDCCVWAAGVFLVKGKVYGLEEAVKVAQATTCSGCRRPGATLGCLLKGCPSKYHYRCALEAGKTAIRGHNLNCFLSICSVFICFITSFKEVIYIIFTITKLQ; via the coding sequence ATGGACCAACCACCTGGGAGCTTGGATGATCTACAGCCTCAGGACTTGTCCACCTGCAGCATTCCTTCTGTGGTTGACCTCACCCGAAAAAGTGAGGCTACCTCCCTCGAAGCCATGCGTATGGGGAAAAGCCCCAGATGGTACCCTAACTCTGGGAACGGCAGAACTGGACTACCCCTCGCAGAAGCCGCCTCGTCAGACAGCGAGGTTCAATCTGGAAATCAGATTCAATCGGACAATGCCTTCTCCAACACTACCGTCACCCTGTCCTATGTGAGCCGCTCTCATGTCTATTCCTCTCAGGATTCTATGTCTGCGCACTCGTCTTTATACAGCGTTCCTTCCATCACCAAGTTCTCCCTTCAGTCTTCTTGTGAGACGGAGAACGGGCTCGGGGAGGGAGGCTTCGCACTGGGCCAACACTACCGACAGCACTCCGATGGGCCCATAGACCTTGCCACACAGGCACAACTGCTCCAGGCTTTGGCTCAGGCCCAGGTTGGGGATAAGAACGATGAGACGCAATTGTGTCTAACGCAGCCAGGGTCTCATGGCCTCAATGGAGGACTTCTTTGTGGTGAAGGTGAGGCCGATGCATGCGTACAAGGCGCTTTGGAAAACAGCCTTTTAATGGAAACTGAAAGCAGTCTCAGCTTAGAGAACGGTGGACAATGTCACAACTGGCCTTCTTCGGGTCATTCATCAACCCCCACAGGAGAACATCAGAGAAGTGGGCATTTGGGGTCCAACAAGCTATTTCCTGTTTCTGGAGCACAGGAATCTTCAGGGGCTGGAGATGGGGTAGCAGGTGGAAAGCATGGCTCGGCTTCAGCCACCTCCCAGGACCAGGTCTCTGTCCCCTGTCCACAGGCCTCCAGACTACCCAGTGCTGCAAACTCTCATCCAGAGGAGGCCGACGAGGTCATCTGGGATGGGCTGGACACAGAAAACCCCATGGAACCCTTTCCCTCGGAGAAGGCACAGTGTAGCGGAGACTGTCCACCCAGATTAGACGCCAGTATGGAAACCACGTCGCCTGCCCGTAAACGCAAAGCGGCGTCGCAGCCGACAGACATGGCTTGTCATGAAGAGTTTGTGAAGGAGGTTTCAGCCAGGGATCCGCAGAACGATAAGTCGGATGTCCTTCCTCACATCaatggaaacacagagacactccCAGGAAGTTCTCCGCCTAGGAGGAAACTGCCGGTGCGTCTTGGCCGGGGAACAAGACTGGAGGCCATGGTCCTGAACATCTGCCCCAGCGCGTACAAAGTACCCGTGCACAATGGCAAGACCACATCAAAAGCCACCAAGAAGGCTGCCGGTCCTTCTCAGTCACCCAGCACCCCTGGGAAGGAGGGCTACCCCACGGGAGGGCAGAAGAAGGCATCCCCAGCGGCAGTGACGGTAAAACAAAAGGCAGGGAGTATATCAAACATGGGGAAGACTGACGGCATAATCACTGACAATTGTAAAGATTCTACCTCCGATTGTGAAATCTTCAAGAATTCCAAAAACATGCACAACGGCGCACCCTCAAAAACACCAGCTTCTTGGTTCCCTGCTCAAGGAAGGTCCAAGCCGTTGTCATCCGTGCCGCCCCAGATTTACAGACCTGACCTCACTGCAGAGTTGGAACCAGGGGAGGTCGATTTCCCTTACACTCTGCCCGAGGCCGGGGTGACTTTCGAGACCCCGATTAAGTCTCCAAAGAAAAGCCCTCCCGTGAACAGGGGCGCGGCCCAGGGCTGCAGCAGCGTCTCCCCCAGAAAGGCAGCCGCCAGACCTCCAAGGAGGAGGCGCAAGGTTCCCCCCGgcggccccgcctcctccatgtTCTCCCCCGCCGAGCCCGAGATCAAGTTGAAGTACCTCACCTACAAGGAGGATCGGCGGGATCCGCGCTTCGACTCCTTCTCGCCGTTGGTCCGCACGCACCCGCAGCGGCCGTCGGCGTCCTCGCCGTGTCTGTACAGCGTCATCAACTACGCCGAGGACGACAGCTCGCGGCCGGACGGCCAGCCGCAGGGCGCCCCCGGGAGCGTCCTGTCGGGGAGGACGCCCGTCTCCTCCTGCCTCCGGCCGGGCCGCGTCTCCGTCCACGGGCAGCACCGGCGGCCCCTGGTCTGCTGCCTGTGCGGCGCCTCGGCCAACGCCACGGGCCTGGGCGACCTCAACGGCCCCTACTACCCCGACGGCTACCGGGCCACGGGCAAGACGAAGGCCAGCGCGTCGGGCCCCAAAGCCAACGCCGAGGaagagggcggcggcggcggcgacgaggaggaggagtcgagTGACTCGGACTCGTCCGTGTCGTCCTGCAGCATGCGGGGCGCCGGCGGCCGGCAGCGTGCGCGCCCTCCCCCGGGGTCGtggccccagagaggggccgTCCCACCGCAGCCGACGGAGGGCCCGGCCGCCAAGCAGGCCCGGGTGGAGGGCGGCGGAGGGCCGGAGGCGGTCGACTGGTACAGCCCCCCCGTGGTGCCCCATGAGCCCTGTGAGTACTGGCTGCACGAGGACTGCTGCGTCTGGGCCGCGGGGGTGTTCCTGGTGAAGGGCAAGGTGTACGGGCTAGAGGAGGCGGTCAAGGTCGCCCAGGCAACG